One part of the Muntiacus reevesi chromosome 18, mMunRee1.1, whole genome shotgun sequence genome encodes these proteins:
- the SPHK1 gene encoding sphingosine kinase 1 isoform X2 codes for MGSPGHVYTVKFLSDPATAGNDAGAPRAPATGGEGEPHSRHQDARLGSTDKELKSGATAADSVRTASGTPRQPGPRAEVMDAAGGSRNSLPRPCHVLVLLNPRGGKGKALQLFWSHVQPLLAQADVSFTLMLTERRNHARELVRAEDLRRWDALVVMSGDGLIHEVVNGLMERPDWETAIQKPLCSLPAGSGNAVAASLNHYAGYEQVTNEDLLTNCTQLLCRRLLAPMNLLSLQTACGQRLFSVLSLAWGFIADVDLESEKFRRLGEMRFALGTCLRLAALRTYRGSLAYLPAETLASRGAPSPARAPQGPADTHVVPLEQPVPPHWTVVPEQDFVLVLALLHSHLASELFTAPMGRCSAGAMHLFYVRAGVSRATLLRLFLAMEKGRHMEYHCPHLVYVPVVAFRLEPKDGKGVFAVDGELLISGAVQGQVLPNYFWMVSGCRESPPSLKPQPSPRRKSQQRPPPAERR; via the exons ATGGGGTCGCCTGGGCATGTTTACACCGTCAAGTTCCTTTCAG ATCCGGCAACCGCAGGGAATGACGCGGGTGCCCCCAGAGCCCCGGCAACGGGCGGGGAGGGCGAGCCCCACAGCCGTCACCAAGACGCCCGCCTGGGCAGCACCGATAAGGAGCTGAAGTCAGGAGCCACCGCGGCGGACAGCGTCCGGACAGCGTCGGGGACCCCTCGGCAGCCGGGGCCACGGGCCGAGGTCATGGATGCAG CGGGCGGCTCCCGGAACTCGCTCCCAAGGCCCTGCCACGTGCTGGTGCTGTTAAATCCGCGCGGGGGCAAGGGCAAAGCCCTGCAGCTCTTCTGGAGCCACGTGCAGCCGCTGCTGGCCCAGGCCGACGTGTCCTTCACGCTGATGCTCACTG AGCGGCGGAACCACGCCCGGGAGCTGGTGCGCGCCGAGGACCTGCGACGCTGGGATGCGCTGGTGGTCATGTCCGGGGACGGGCTGATCCACGAG GTGGTGAACGGGCTCATGGAGCGGCCTGACTGGGAGACCGCCATCCAGAAGCCCCTGTGTAGCCTTCCAGCCGGCTCTGGCAATGCGGTGGCCGCTTCTTTGAACCATTACGCCGG GTACGAGCAGGTGACGAACGAAGACCTCCTGACCAACTGCACCCAGTTGCTGTGCCGCCGGCTGCTGGCGCCCATGAACCTGCTATCCCTGCAGACCGCCTGCGGGCAGCGCCTCTTCTCCGTGCTCAGCCTGGCGTGGGGTTTCATCGCCGACGTGGATCTGGAGAGCGAGAAGTTTCGGCGGCTGGGCGAGATGCGCTTCGCTCTGGGCACCTGCCTGCGCCTGGCGGCCCTGCGCACCTACCGGGGCAGCCTGGCCTACCTGCCCGCAGAAACGCTGGCCTCCAGGGGGGCACCCTCCCCGGCTCGGGCCCCGCAGGGCCCCGCGGACACCCACGTGGTGCCCCTGGAGCAGCCAGTGCCCCCTCACTGGACGGTGGTGCCGGAGCAGGACTTCGTGCTGGTGCTGGCGCTCCTGCACTCGCACCTGGCCAGTGAGCTTTTCACCGCCCCCATGGGCCGCTGCTCGGCCGGCGCCATGCACCTGTTCTACGTGCGCGCCGGCGTGTCCCGGGCCACGCTGCTGCGCCTCTTCCTGGCCATGGAGAAGGGCAGGCACATGGAGTACCACTGCCCCCACCTGGTGTACGTGCCCGTGGTCGCCTTCCGCCTGGAGCCCAAGGACGGGAAGGGTGTGTTTGCTGTGGATGGGGAACTGCTGATCAGCGGGGCTGTCCAGGGCCAGGTTCTCCCCAACTACTTCTGGATGGTCAGTGGCTGCAGGGAGTCCCCACCCTCTTTGAAACCGCAGCCCTCACCCCGCAGGAAGTCTCAGCAGAGGCCGCCCCCAGCAGAGCGCCGGTGA
- the SPHK1 gene encoding sphingosine kinase 1 isoform X3, protein MDAAGGSRNSLPRPCHVLVLLNPRGGKGKALQLFWSHVQPLLAQADVSFTLMLTERRNHARELVRAEDLRRWDALVVMSGDGLIHEVVNGLMERPDWETAIQKPLCSLPAGSGNAVAASLNHYAGYEQVTNEDLLTNCTQLLCRRLLAPMNLLSLQTACGQRLFSVLSLAWGFIADVDLESEKFRRLGEMRFALGTCLRLAALRTYRGSLAYLPAETLASRGAPSPARAPQGPADTHVVPLEQPVPPHWTVVPEQDFVLVLALLHSHLASELFTAPMGRCSAGAMHLFYVRAGVSRATLLRLFLAMEKGRHMEYHCPHLVYVPVVAFRLEPKDGKGVFAVDGELLISGAVQGQVLPNYFWMVSGCRESPPSLKPQPSPRRKSQQRPPPAERR, encoded by the exons ATGGATGCAG CGGGCGGCTCCCGGAACTCGCTCCCAAGGCCCTGCCACGTGCTGGTGCTGTTAAATCCGCGCGGGGGCAAGGGCAAAGCCCTGCAGCTCTTCTGGAGCCACGTGCAGCCGCTGCTGGCCCAGGCCGACGTGTCCTTCACGCTGATGCTCACTG AGCGGCGGAACCACGCCCGGGAGCTGGTGCGCGCCGAGGACCTGCGACGCTGGGATGCGCTGGTGGTCATGTCCGGGGACGGGCTGATCCACGAG GTGGTGAACGGGCTCATGGAGCGGCCTGACTGGGAGACCGCCATCCAGAAGCCCCTGTGTAGCCTTCCAGCCGGCTCTGGCAATGCGGTGGCCGCTTCTTTGAACCATTACGCCGG GTACGAGCAGGTGACGAACGAAGACCTCCTGACCAACTGCACCCAGTTGCTGTGCCGCCGGCTGCTGGCGCCCATGAACCTGCTATCCCTGCAGACCGCCTGCGGGCAGCGCCTCTTCTCCGTGCTCAGCCTGGCGTGGGGTTTCATCGCCGACGTGGATCTGGAGAGCGAGAAGTTTCGGCGGCTGGGCGAGATGCGCTTCGCTCTGGGCACCTGCCTGCGCCTGGCGGCCCTGCGCACCTACCGGGGCAGCCTGGCCTACCTGCCCGCAGAAACGCTGGCCTCCAGGGGGGCACCCTCCCCGGCTCGGGCCCCGCAGGGCCCCGCGGACACCCACGTGGTGCCCCTGGAGCAGCCAGTGCCCCCTCACTGGACGGTGGTGCCGGAGCAGGACTTCGTGCTGGTGCTGGCGCTCCTGCACTCGCACCTGGCCAGTGAGCTTTTCACCGCCCCCATGGGCCGCTGCTCGGCCGGCGCCATGCACCTGTTCTACGTGCGCGCCGGCGTGTCCCGGGCCACGCTGCTGCGCCTCTTCCTGGCCATGGAGAAGGGCAGGCACATGGAGTACCACTGCCCCCACCTGGTGTACGTGCCCGTGGTCGCCTTCCGCCTGGAGCCCAAGGACGGGAAGGGTGTGTTTGCTGTGGATGGGGAACTGCTGATCAGCGGGGCTGTCCAGGGCCAGGTTCTCCCCAACTACTTCTGGATGGTCAGTGGCTGCAGGGAGTCCCCACCCTCTTTGAAACCGCAGCCCTCACCCCGCAGGAAGTCTCAGCAGAGGCCGCCCCCAGCAGAGCGCCGGTGA
- the SPHK1 gene encoding sphingosine kinase 1 isoform X1 codes for MPVRAAPRAWSQDLTGRSPPQGTAPDSTSAVSSPSDPATAGNDAGAPRAPATGGEGEPHSRHQDARLGSTDKELKSGATAADSVRTASGTPRQPGPRAEVMDAAGGSRNSLPRPCHVLVLLNPRGGKGKALQLFWSHVQPLLAQADVSFTLMLTERRNHARELVRAEDLRRWDALVVMSGDGLIHEVVNGLMERPDWETAIQKPLCSLPAGSGNAVAASLNHYAGYEQVTNEDLLTNCTQLLCRRLLAPMNLLSLQTACGQRLFSVLSLAWGFIADVDLESEKFRRLGEMRFALGTCLRLAALRTYRGSLAYLPAETLASRGAPSPARAPQGPADTHVVPLEQPVPPHWTVVPEQDFVLVLALLHSHLASELFTAPMGRCSAGAMHLFYVRAGVSRATLLRLFLAMEKGRHMEYHCPHLVYVPVVAFRLEPKDGKGVFAVDGELLISGAVQGQVLPNYFWMVSGCRESPPSLKPQPSPRRKSQQRPPPAERR; via the exons ATGCCAGTGCGCGCGGCTCCCCGAGCGTGGTCCCAGGACCTAACGGGGCGCTCCCCACCTCAGGGTACCGCTCCAGACTCCACCAGTGCGGTCTCCTCTCCCTCAGATCCGGCAACCGCAGGGAATGACGCGGGTGCCCCCAGAGCCCCGGCAACGGGCGGGGAGGGCGAGCCCCACAGCCGTCACCAAGACGCCCGCCTGGGCAGCACCGATAAGGAGCTGAAGTCAGGAGCCACCGCGGCGGACAGCGTCCGGACAGCGTCGGGGACCCCTCGGCAGCCGGGGCCACGGGCCGAGGTCATGGATGCAG CGGGCGGCTCCCGGAACTCGCTCCCAAGGCCCTGCCACGTGCTGGTGCTGTTAAATCCGCGCGGGGGCAAGGGCAAAGCCCTGCAGCTCTTCTGGAGCCACGTGCAGCCGCTGCTGGCCCAGGCCGACGTGTCCTTCACGCTGATGCTCACTG AGCGGCGGAACCACGCCCGGGAGCTGGTGCGCGCCGAGGACCTGCGACGCTGGGATGCGCTGGTGGTCATGTCCGGGGACGGGCTGATCCACGAG GTGGTGAACGGGCTCATGGAGCGGCCTGACTGGGAGACCGCCATCCAGAAGCCCCTGTGTAGCCTTCCAGCCGGCTCTGGCAATGCGGTGGCCGCTTCTTTGAACCATTACGCCGG GTACGAGCAGGTGACGAACGAAGACCTCCTGACCAACTGCACCCAGTTGCTGTGCCGCCGGCTGCTGGCGCCCATGAACCTGCTATCCCTGCAGACCGCCTGCGGGCAGCGCCTCTTCTCCGTGCTCAGCCTGGCGTGGGGTTTCATCGCCGACGTGGATCTGGAGAGCGAGAAGTTTCGGCGGCTGGGCGAGATGCGCTTCGCTCTGGGCACCTGCCTGCGCCTGGCGGCCCTGCGCACCTACCGGGGCAGCCTGGCCTACCTGCCCGCAGAAACGCTGGCCTCCAGGGGGGCACCCTCCCCGGCTCGGGCCCCGCAGGGCCCCGCGGACACCCACGTGGTGCCCCTGGAGCAGCCAGTGCCCCCTCACTGGACGGTGGTGCCGGAGCAGGACTTCGTGCTGGTGCTGGCGCTCCTGCACTCGCACCTGGCCAGTGAGCTTTTCACCGCCCCCATGGGCCGCTGCTCGGCCGGCGCCATGCACCTGTTCTACGTGCGCGCCGGCGTGTCCCGGGCCACGCTGCTGCGCCTCTTCCTGGCCATGGAGAAGGGCAGGCACATGGAGTACCACTGCCCCCACCTGGTGTACGTGCCCGTGGTCGCCTTCCGCCTGGAGCCCAAGGACGGGAAGGGTGTGTTTGCTGTGGATGGGGAACTGCTGATCAGCGGGGCTGTCCAGGGCCAGGTTCTCCCCAACTACTTCTGGATGGTCAGTGGCTGCAGGGAGTCCCCACCCTCTTTGAAACCGCAGCCCTCACCCCGCAGGAAGTCTCAGCAGAGGCCGCCCCCAGCAGAGCGCCGGTGA